In Spirosoma sp. KUDC1026, the sequence GGAACGTACCGCGTCCTGATTGCGACCGACGTAATTGCCCGCGGTCTGGACGTAGCGGGCGTGTCGCACGTCATTAATTTTGATACGCCGGATACGCCCGAAAACTACATCCACCGGATTGGCCGCACCGGTCGTGCCGACCAGCAGGGGATAGCTATTACGTTCGTTGCTGACAGCGAACAGGAGTACCTGGCGTCCATCGAGCAGTTGATGAACTATACCATTCCGGTGCAGCCCCTACCCGAAAAACTGGTCATCTCCGGTGAATTGCTGGACGAAGAAAAACCCCAGGTTCGAATGAAAAGTATCGACCTGACCGGGCCGAAACCTGAGTCGGGCGGGGGGGCTTTCCACGACAAAATTGACAAGAACAAAAAGGTCAACATCCGCCGGAACCACGCGGCCGAGAAAATGCTGAAGTACGGCCGGCCCATTAAGCGAAGCGGCAAAAAATAAGCCGTTACGCCCCACGCGAGCCGATAAATAGTTCTCCGGTTGCCAGTTGAAACGGGGAAATTATGCGGTTGCTGTGAGTAGATAAAGGCCAGCGTTGTATTATTACGGCGCTGGCCTTTATTGGCTACGCCCTGGGGCAACCAGGTCTTACTTACTGAGAATACCATACGCTTTACCCATTAATACGCTGAATTTCCAGTATAATATGCCTTCATTTTCGTCTGAGCAGCTCCTCGTTCTTCTACGCGAGCATCCAATTGTTCCCGTTTATTATAATGCCGATAGCCAGCAGGCGCAGGCCATTGTCCAGGCCTGTTACGATGGCGGACTGCGTTTGTTTGAATTCACCAACCGGGGCGACATGGCCTTCACGGTTTTTTCGCAGCTGGTTGAGTACGTTCGGACGAATTGCCCTGGCATGGCCATGGGCATCGGTACGATCCTGACGCCTGAGGATGCGGAGCGGTTTATGGATGCTGGGGCCGATTTTGTGGTGCAGCCCGTAACGACCGAGCTGATTGGCAAGATCTGTCAGACGCGGGGTATCCCCTGGATTCCGGCTGGGTCGACGCTAAATGAAATTTATCAGGCTACCCAGATGGGGGCCCAGGTCGTAAAAGTATTTCCCGGTAATGTGGTTGGTCCTGGTTTTATCAAAGCCATTCTGGGGCCAATGCCGCATCTGAAACTGATGGTGACGGGGGGCGTCGAACCCAACACCGACAGTCTGACGACCTGGTTTAAGGCGGGGGTAACCGCGGTCGGCATTGGCTCGCAACTATTCTCGGGGCCAAGCGCCGACCCATCAGCGCTGCGTGACCGGATCGCATCGCTGGTTCAACACACCACCTCTCTTACTACCCTACCTGCATGAGCAAAGCCGTCGGAAATTACCGCTGGACGATCGTAGCCTTACTTTTCTTTGCTACGACCATTAATTACCTTGACCGTCAGGTAGTTGGCTTGCTGAAGCCGACGCTGGAAAAAGAATTCAACTGGTCGGAGCTCGATTATAGCCGGATCGTGCAGGTATTCTCGGCGGCTTATGCCATTGGTCTGTTACTGTTTGGTCGATTCATCGATTATATCGGCACCAAGCTTGGGTACACCA encodes:
- a CDS encoding bifunctional 4-hydroxy-2-oxoglutarate aldolase/2-dehydro-3-deoxy-phosphogluconate aldolase encodes the protein MPSFSSEQLLVLLREHPIVPVYYNADSQQAQAIVQACYDGGLRLFEFTNRGDMAFTVFSQLVEYVRTNCPGMAMGIGTILTPEDAERFMDAGADFVVQPVTTELIGKICQTRGIPWIPAGSTLNEIYQATQMGAQVVKVFPGNVVGPGFIKAILGPMPHLKLMVTGGVEPNTDSLTTWFKAGVTAVGIGSQLFSGPSADPSALRDRIASLVQHTTSLTTLPA